TCCCTGTCCCTGCCTCACTCGGATCTACTGAGAGACGGGGAGAAGGCTGGAGCCTGGAAAGGTTTAGGTAAAGCACCAAGATGGAGAATAAGGggtaaagaaaacagaagattGAGTTTACAGGGTAGGACtataacaaaaacatttaaagaggCATGCCAGATATTAGGTAAATAACTGAATTATAGGTAGATAAGAGGGCAGTCACTATTTGGTCCTGAGGACTCTCCAAATATGGGTAGGAAAGCAGAAAACAGCTAATCCTAAAAAGTGGAGAAAGTGACTCAATGTAATTATActactgtaactccagggagaggaaatcccaaggcaaaatacctctaaaacctaaATCAAAggtataaataaagtttaaaacccatttattgcttacaaactgcagtcaggGACATCTCTTTCCTGCTGGGGCAGAAGCAATCAAGACCTCCCCACAAACTCTCAGGTTGAGAtcagccctcagttgcccaggtaagtacccattgatatggagatgaatgacTGCTCTCcaccctgaggaacacctgttgatatgctaTGCAAGTGctctaaagccaggcaagatattctggaaatattaccaCTGACCCAGCAGGCCACCCCTCCGAAAATCTCGCCTTAAAATCTACTCGTTCCctctcttctgcaatggtccctgggtgagaaaagtGGAAAATTGTGACCAAACTAAtgacatgcaatagcaacagcaaaaaaataatgataatcctcaagcggGAGGATTcacctaggttcaaagtcttatgcaggtTAAGTCCATAGCTCTCCGATTCCATAGGCAagcagtagctgaagaggtagagggTTTTGAGCAATCATCACACAGTGGCTGGAGCCATggggtgcatccaggccacaaggattgtagaagaaaataacattaagcGCGATAAGATAcacgttttaatgacaccagcataggcaaatcctgtccatcaggtaggatacattcaagagagtggtcctgtgagaaaacagtggcaggaatgggatctcgttcctggtctagtataccagactttcacccccctccctgtgggagttacagatgggtcaatacatAGGGCtataggaggtacatgcactgcccataaagataaaacaaaacttccctgtaagatgctcttacctcctggatgtttctgttactccaggaatacacacgaggccagtttccaggcctttcccccaaggtgccagaagggccagccattgctggtccatgtgtcaaaatgtacagggccacgtccattcaacagtgtctccaagATTTaacgcagttggggctggcagcaggatgttgctctgttggccatatcctggcttcagtagctcttctttggtttggacgtacaattgtataggagaggcagcaaggtgcgtgagcatatccacaggatcaaagctcctttatgtggcttctcattcaaacaccgcaGCACCGTCCATAGGCGAACTGACCAACCCCATAGACTactggtgtccgacttcaggccagatttcaacaaactgttgtacctctctcTACCATgtctgccccagtaggattatatggtacatgaaatttccactttattcctaattgctgcacacaTTTCTGtcatgcatgtccagtaaagtgggtgccttgattgctttcAGTCACCTGCGGGCGGCTATAGGCTCCAAAGAGACACTctgggcccctcttggtggtttgctgatctgcacgacgtgcaggaaaagcaaccaatagtccagcaGCCATGTCcatacaagtcatggcataccgatacccttctgatatgggcagaggcccaatagagtctatttgccacctgacaaggggtatcagcccccttactattgtcccatgttactGTGGGaatcagtgtaagtccctcttagagcacacaaggcactccttccgggctctgccgatttcttcaaaggtcaatagcAAGGCCCGCCTAcaagctacagcccacattgtcttttgccccacgtgcaacaaacgctggtgtagccattgggccacatcagaggcaggctttccttctagccagcgcacctgggccaatatgtctgcttcatcattccctggggaggccaaaggcaaatggccagtcacatgatatacagtaacagtgttaatgtgaccagaggcccataggtcctGCCACAACTCCTGCCCCCAAAGAGGCCAgagaccaaccatccagttggcatgataccatgtcggtagacacagggtcaagccccgatagacggcccagctgtcagtgcagacaactatgggggaaggctcctgggtgatgacGAGCCATATTGcccgcaactcagcccactgactgctcttcccctcgccatcctccatccatattgtctcagtcttaggatggaaagtcaCAACCCTGGACACTGGGGGCAGCCCACCACTGGAGCCGTCTGTGttccaagcatcttcaggtgtaggggcttttccctccaaGGGCTGAaaggcaagttcttcctgcttcccactggtataggtcagtggccccaataagtgttggggttctccacttaaggggctagtagagagggttcTGTGCTGCTGAAAATATGCGGTGGCctctgggtccagtctcatacgcaccccacgatgggataggtggttattaccttggtcagacctgttccagcaatgggctctgtagccagcaagctgtggtacacagcagccagttgcttctctatcaaggtgtacaggacttctgctcctttccatagctgtgaccagaatccGATAGGTTGGCgtctgccaaagaccccatccataaccatcttcaattACGTGAACATCTatttcacagggccttgatgagtccattacattcaaagCCTGTACGGCTTTGACTGcccgcttggcagcagtaaaagcagctgcacatgtctcatcccagtcccacctgatgccctttcgtaccaactggtataagggcttcagaatttgtgcaaagtgcgggataaacactctccagtagcccaaaagatccaaaaactcttgtaatactgccacagtggtaggggtggggaaagcctggaccttgtctataactgcttcagaaacaactttagttttacctgaccagacaatccCCAAGAATTTCccacacaaaccaggtccctgaaccttggtgctcttcacagcccatcctttttcctgtagatgttgcaacagtctaggaactggcccttctaaatctgaaagagaatcaaatgtgagcataatatcatcaatgtagtgatacaaccgcaCTATTTGcggtttcctccatgtggccaagtgcTGGGCTACAAGtgcatgacagatggtgggactgtggaggcatCCCTGTGGAAGGCCAGTGAaggtccactgctggccttcccacgtgaaggcaaactgttcctggctttcctgtgctatgtcaatagagaagaaagcattagcaaggtctactacataatgatatgttcccagttcatggctgagggtgtccagaatgtctgctgtagaggggacagcagcatgcacagGGGGTGTGATTTTATTCAATTCCATGTAGTCTACAGTcttatgccaggagccatctggctttctcactagccacactggggaattaaaaggactatgagtgggctttgtgATGCCtgccctctccaactcctgtagagtttctccaatttccttgtgccccccggCAATTTATACCGCTTATTATTTGCCACccgctgaggtacaggcagagctacaggtgtgtgcttagcatgtcccctcagaactgcctttaaccacacataccctcagtctgaactcacctacaATGGTCTGTAACCACAAGCCCTGCAAGATATCTACCCGCAAATTAATTCAGGTGTGGGAGAAAGGTACACAGTATACTCCCTTGGGGGTAAACGCActatccccaatgagatttgggctttcttcacacTAATTGCCTTACCCAGTGGCCATACATCACAGCAGGGttcccaggaaaacactcagggttgccatgaatcagagaacactcagctcctgtgtccaccagcgccaggacacgttgtacattcacaggggaccaatgaattgctaattctacatgtggcctctggtccccaccatgtctcccaaggtggggactttgacacCGCACCCCAGTCGAAccgtgatgcccaatcatcctcctgtggggggtgagggctcaggtgaatcctgagtaccGTCTCCCATGAAactttgcagggacacaggccgggcatgtgaccttgactctggtttccatgtcctggacctcagcggctggaactgctgctctggctttaattggtgccacagttctaacaatattctattggactgcctatcaagtttttctttcactaccccagcctttatcaaatcaacccacatctgggtcctccagaccttcacggggccttttgcacttctcctttcagtcatggccTGTACTTTCCTCCATTCCCTTATTGTtttaacctcccccagatctgctaaagtacgagtagcctccctTACGGGTTGCCCTAGGTTGGGGGAggggggggcaagagtattcactagggacccaaagagagatgtgggagctgtatgcagcacctgatttctcattcctatagtgaacaccttatcagggccctgggggtccatattatagatgatatttttcatacccaattccggcagtacctgctggagctctacatacgttttccaactactgggaaaatatggtaaatcaccctgattagaccaaactaccctgatggctgctgtcagccattcTAGAAGTGTCAGATTCCCTGAAGCATGATGGGTATTTTGCAACCACTacgggagggaagggtgagtccgCAGGGAAGCCactctactcatctcagtacccgacaTAACGTTTCCCACTCCCAAACTCTCCACAGCTCTGGAAGGAAGCAAGCAATCAAGCAagacagcccctccccttaaactctcaggttcagacacgccctcggttgcccagataattacccattgtcatggagataaacttctctccacctcagAGGATGTGCAAATGCACTAAATCCAGGCGAGATACTccggaaatgttacaattttacctacaagGGCCCTTCAAAAACCTTGCTTTACAGACTTCTAGTATCCAGAACTATGACAGAATagatttctgctgttttaagccactcagttttgtGGTACTTTTTTTATGGCAGCCCTAAGAAatcaaattactaaaattttaaaatgatagaattacattgtttactttttaaataaaatttccaaTTTTTTGAAAATCCCAGATATCCCTTCTGCATGGTAATACTTGGCACTAAAATCAAACGTTTTTAAACACTTGGACATTAGTCCAGATGTGTAGCTGCAACACTGTTTCTCCTTATCGGCCCTATTtggactttttaaattctttgaagATGAAAGGTCTATCACCTTTTCTTTTATGCTGGGAAAGTAGTAGTTCTCAAATATTTCAAGTTTCAAACTAGTTTTTGAATAAAAGTATGTCAAACTGACTTATCTGGATGTCTGGAAGTAGTATAGCAGAACTCCAAGGTTGCTGAACTCCATGAGTGGCTCAGTTCTCTGAATCTTCCCCTCAGCTGTGCCCTCCCCTCCTCAGTGTTGTCTATAATCATTCTTTGCCTTCACATCCACAGAACACTCCTTTTGAAATAAAGAaacttctttcacaaaaggtAAGAGCAATCTACATTCCCCTACTCAGTTACTCAGCTAAATTGCTAACTACATCAGTCTAGATTCCTGAACTAATCAACATGGGAAAGGAGCTGGCTAATCATGCCAACCTAAAAACTGTGGGTTAGATGTTTTCTAGGAAACGTAtgtggcagtggttctcaaacttgaagcAATTGTCCTCGACCATTAGAGTCACCTGGAGAACTTTCATTAAATCCCCCAATAGCAAGCTGTACCTGAAACCacttaaatcagaatttctgggagTGCCACCCAGACTTCAGTATTTAGAGTTCCCCAGGTGATTACAATGGGCAGTTAAGTTTCAGACCCACTTACATAAGATTAGGTGGAGTCCACAATGAAAATCAGGATAATATTagagaaacaggagaaaaataaatactacatAGTTAATAGTATACATTATATGACCATCAACTACAAAGTCAAACTTCATGGCAAATATATAATAACGTCTTGAAGAAAACTTTATGGAAACAACACATGAGGAGAAAATAAAGTATAGAAGAATACTTTAAGGTGAGAGCCCTTCCTCCCCCTCTTGCTGTGTGTTCAGAGGTAATCCTTAAAAGCAGATTTATGTTCTCTCTTTTTGCTGAGCCTTACCGGCATCTCTCAAACTGCTAACTCCTTATATCTACTTGAATATCAAAAAGTTTCTCCAATTTAAATCACAACTCTGGATCACTCTTCAATACCCCAACCTATACCTCCTCCCAGTATTCGATCCTAATTAACAGCGCCAGAAATTCAGGCCAAAAACCTAGGAATTCACTCTTACCTTAAAGCACGTTCGTCAAAACCGATCAATTGTACTTCGAAAATATAAGCTTAACCCAAACATTTCTTACCATCTCATTACTGTACTATACTTCAACTGTCTACACTACCCAGTGATTTCATAATGCTTTAGCATGCATTGGCATCACCCAGAGGCCTTAACAATTATTGGggtatgaaattttaatttttaatgaattctCAGGTAGTGCTGATGTCGATCTGCACACCAGACTTTCCACTGCTCTAGACCACAGCACTGCAATCGCTTCCTAATTGGTTTGTTTCTGGCGTGGACAACCTAGGCCCTATCATTCACGGGTCACACTGAGTAACCTATTCAGATACTTGCCACAGTCAAACCACTTCCCAAAACACCATGAACCAACTCTCATGCCATTCTACCCCGTTTACAACTCCCCAGCCAGACACGCTGAAGTGTAAACATTGATACTTAAGGAGTATGAACTCAAACGTAAAGCGTTTTGTAGAAGAGAAAGCGGAAAAATCAAAGGAGGAGGTAGCAAAAGACCATAGAGAGGCAGCTTCTTTCACTGAGAAGGTGGGTGGCTCTGAAAAGAGCCTTTGGAGTCAAGCGGCCGGCGAGTCGTGCGAGCGCCATGTCCCGGCGGGGACTCACTTGGAGCTGGTGTACTTGGTGACCGCCTTGGTGCCCTCGGACACGGCATGCTTGGCCAGCTCGCCGGGCAGCAGCAGGCGCACGGCCGTCTGGATCTCCCGGGACGTGATGGTGGAGCGCTTGTTGTAATGCGCCAGGCGGGACGCCTCGCCCGCGATGCGCTCGAAGATGTCGTTGACGAACGAGTTCATGATGCCCATGGCCTTAGACGAGATGCCGGTGTCGGGGTGCACCTGCTTCAGCACCTTGTACACGTAGATGGAGTAGCTCTCCTTGCGGCTGCGCTTGCGCTTCCTGCCGTCCTTCTTCTGGGCTTTGGTGACCGCTTTCTTCGAGCCCTTTTTGGGCGCGGGAGCGGATTTTGCCGGCTCAGGCATAGCGGGGAAGCTCGGGCAGCCGAGACGAGCGGGAACGCAAACAAAACAGTAGAAACAGGGCTGCCGGAAGCGACTCGGTACTTAAAAAGGCTGCACGCAAATTAAGGTTCTGATTACGCTGCGTTGTGATTGGCGAGTTTTCGGTGGCGCTCCTGCGAGGGAGACGGGATTATGTAAATTAAGGATTCTGGCTGAGCTACTCTATTGGTCAACAGGTCAAAGCTCTGCTTTAGCCAATCAAAGTGCACCGTAGACAATCGCCGTTCTGCCTATAAAAAGGTGAGGCGGGGAGGCTTAGGGCGACACTCTTGGTTGTCAGGGGTTGGGTAGCTGTTCGCAAGTGACTGGCGCCGTTATGTCTGGCCGTGGCAAGCAAGGAGGCAAGGCCCGCGCTAAGGCCAAGTCGCGCTCGTCCCGCGCCGGCCTTCAGTTCCCGGTGGGGCGAGTGCACCGCCTGCTGCGTAAAGGCAACTATGCCGAGCGGGTGGGGGCCGGCGCGCCGGTCTACATGGCAGCGGTGCTCGAGTACCTGACGGCGGAAATCCTGGAACTGGCGGGCAACGCGGCCCGAGACAACAAGAAGACGCGCATCATTCCCCGTCATCTCCAGCTGGCCATCCGCAACGACGAGGAGCTGAACAAGCTGTTGGGCAAAGTCACCATCGCCCAGGGCGGCGTTTTGCCCAACATCCAGGCGGTGTTGCTGCCGAAGAAGACGGAGAGTCACCACAAGGCGAAGGGCAAGTGAGGCTAGAGCGTCCGGAAGCCCATGCAGCCCCCGTCTCAAAAGGGGCACCTGTGAAATCAAAAGGCTCTTTTAAGAGCCACCCACTCCTTCAGATAAAGAGTTGTAAACGGTTAGCCACGCTCAATTCCTTTTCTCTCACTGGCAAGTGTCGAGGCCGGAAGTGGGGGCGGTGTTATTTGCCCTCTACTCCCAAACCGCTCTCCCCCCATCTCAAGTCTTGAACACTTAACCAtctttttgttttggtgggtcgTTAAGCGGTATTTAACGTAGGTGAAGGTGCCGACGCCTTAGCCGTGCGCGCCCCCGAGTTGCTGCCGAGGCACTCGCCTAACGCGCACACAACACGTACACCCCAGGTGGTGGGACAGCCGGCAGTTTTGGCGAGTGTGGCTGACCTTGGGTCTAGGCTCAGCTTTTTTCGTTTAAAACACGGAATCTTGCGCCCCGGGGCGgggatggggtgggagagggagcgGACAACCTTCCGATCCGAAAGGCGGGAAAAAACGATGCGTCAGACCAAGCAGGTAAGGTAAACGAACTCCGGAAGAGTAACAAGGCGTTCTGCCGGCAGGGGACAAACGGAAGATCTGAGGTTCGTTTCAGTTCGGCAGCTGCAAAGTGAGGGAAGGAAGAGGGTAGATAGCGTGTTTTAAGGGAGTGTGGGGCTGAGGAGTGAACACTGAACGCAGCTGGGATCGAAAAGGACGGACTCTGGCCTCgaaagaaagggaaaacaagGTAGGGAACAACCCCTGGCAAACGGCAAAAGTagaaaggggtggggtgggcgggatAGGGAGGATTTTACCCAAACCAATCAGTGGTGCGGTGTCGATGACGTCACAGCCAATGGCCCGCCAGCGCGGGACTTTCAATTGTTGTCCCGCccaatggggaaaagactgtGCCTATAAAGACCGCTGCCTGGGCCCGCACCTCGTTAGTCTTCCAGAATCTGCACTGCGCAGCTCGTGGTTTGGTCCGCTATGGCCCGCACAAAGCAGACCGCCCGCAAGTCGACCGGTGGCAAGGCACCGCGGAAGCAGCTGGCCACCAAGGCGGCCCGCAAGAGCGCGCCGGCCACGGGCGGCGTGAAGAAGCCGCACCGCTACCGGCCGGGCACTGTGGCCCTGCGGGAGATCCGGCGCTACCAGAAGTCTACCGAGCTGCTGATCCGCAAGCTGCCCTTCCAGAGGCTGGTGCGCGAGATCGCGCAGGACTTCAAGACGGACCTGCGTTTCCAGAGTTCCGCCGTGATGGCGCTGCAGGAGGCGAGCGAGGCCTACCTGGTAGGGCTGTTCGAAGACACAAACCTGTGCGCCATCCACGCCAAGCGCGTGACCATCATGCCCAAAGATATACAGCTGGCCCGCCGCATCCGCGGGGAGCGGGCTTAGAAAGTACGCTCTCGCCTCGAGGTTCCATCATATCCAAAGGCTCTTTTCAGAGCCACCCACAAGCAGCACTTGGAAGAAGCTGTGCCTACTCGCCCTGTGTGTGCCCTTAGAGCGTACTGCCTTAATGCGCCGGGAGGGGAGGGCATTAGAGCGGGAGGTAAAACGTTGGGCTGTCAGCAGATAAGGCCAAAGGCCAGGCGTCAGGTCTAggcccccaccccctcacccccccGTCTTGCTCAGCCGCTGTGGGGTCTGCTCTGACCTTTGCGCAGAGGTTCGGTCAGCCGCTCGCGTAAACTGGACTGCCGGGGCCGCCGCGCCGCCGCTCTTCCTGGGCACCTGGATTCGCCGCCTTTCGAGGCGGCTGTGATCCGGCCCTCCCGCCGCAGCGGGCTCGCGCGCTTCCGTGGTCGGGCGCTTTTTTGCACTGGACGGTGACCCCAAATTGCAAACTCACGGCAGGGCCGGCAGGAGCCTCGGTGTCGACGGTGTGCTGAGACCCGGAGGAGTCACTAGGGGACGCTCGGCCTGGCCTCAGCGACGCAGAGCTGCGCGCCCGCGACCTCCAGCCCCATCCCGAGCGGCTCCCCTGCTGGGAAGGGGAGATCGCCGCCTTCCTGTCGCCGGGTTTCGGCCGGTTCAAGTTCGGGATTTCTGCGCTCGGGTGTCGGTGATTACCCCGCTTCTCTGGCCGTTTAGGATATCACTGCCTACTCGGCTCCTAGGCAAAACCCGGCGGGGAGGGCGTGTGGGTTAAAATtgtatttccagagtatctcgcctggctttagtacacctGCACATCAGTAGGTGTTCAAAGGTGGAAAGAAGTACGGCTTTACAGCGTTTGCATCATTccttaggggtggagagaagttctccATTTCGCTGTACgcgaaaggggaggggagggccggttttgcttctgctggagcaggaaagcgTGAAGGGCCCCCGGACTGCGCTTTGTAAGCAAGAAACggattttttaactttatttctccctttgactgacttcggTTTTTAGAGCTATTTTGCCCCGGggtttcctttccccggacttacagggcGGCACAGTAGGGTGTGTGGACAGACCTTAAGTGACTGGGTCTTGATTGGACCGTTCCTTGCGGTTGTccacaggagactcacaggagtaCTCTGTCCAGGCGTTGGCAAATAAATACCTTTGACCTGTGTCTGGATTTCCTCACCAGACTTGGTATTTCTctacgtgtttttttttttttttcttttctttttcctttcagtcGTGGGAACTCTGTTTTCAGGTATTTGAGGGATTATGTAGAGAAAGGATAGATGGACGGCTCTGAATTCAAGTTCTCGGGAAGAGACATCAAACAGGCAGAACATGGTCTTCCTTTGGGGAGATGAATTTCCCCACTATTGGGAAATAGTGAGGGTGGAGGCCTTAGGAGTGATTCTTGTACCATTTGGGAGGTGGAAGGAAATAGTGAGGGTGGAGGCCTTAGGAGTGATTCTTGTACCATTTGGGAGGTGGAAGTGCAAGGCCTCTTAGTGGGTTTGGGGGAGTAGGGCAGGGTCTTGCAGAGCCCATCTCCACAGAGCTCATTTACAAAGGCTGTACATGACTTTAGAGAACACGTCTTCTCAACCTTCTTAGTCACTTATTCGGACCCAGAAGAGGCCAAgacatgttttctgttttgtctcgGCACATTGACAGGTTAAAAGCGTTCATTAGAGAGATCAGTGAGAATTCACAGAGggcaaaaaggagaaaggaaagaaactttGGCTTTTAAAGCTCCCAGTACCTCTCCTGAGATGTGTCAGAAAAAGAGGAAAGCAGTGTAGGGACTGCGGCCCCCTATTAAAGGTTGCCACATTTTTCTGCCCCAGAGTCACAGCAATTTTCAGAGcatgcctctgggtctctgttcAGGCCCTCGTTCTCTGCTTGGGCCTCCAAATGCAGGATGGgtctgttaggaaggaaaggactcggctcggtgtcacagggaagtcagatacagtgagacgagagaccaaagtcaagaaagcaaagtaagttttaatacagtctgcatagagtaacagagcaggcctgcctaaggtgagacaggcaggcgtggatgctcattctgaggtttcttttatgtggtttttggcagggcagagaggtccccGATTGACAGCTGTCGGCTCTCTAGGCTTATTCTGATTGGcgaaatggggacaggggctgtgctgtgcctgtgcctctgatgtttcttatatggggggaccctggacatttcctgagtcgctcttggaccctgtggcttcatctgattaactctctgagtcatttctggctctctggttctatttgatcaactccttgagccatctttggggggccctttctcctttccatctcgctcatttctgtctttctgcctaacaggtCCACGGGCCTGGGCCTGTACTCTCTGACTTGAGAAGTAGCAACTTTGCACCCATCAATCTCATCCAGCCTTGTGGCAAACCTTTCAGGAACATAGGAACATAGGGCTTTCTGAGGCTCTCAAGTGAGTGACTTGTCCAGCACCTTTGGCCCAAGAGCAGCTAAACCAGACCTTTTAGAACCTGCGATGTTAGTGTCGGGTGTCAGTCCTCTACATCctcttcctgccctgccccccaaaTCACAGTACTTTAATTTACCAGTCTGAGCACCTCTGACATCCAGGAAGTCTCCCTGTCTGGATCCCAAAGGGAAGTTTAGTGGCATTGTTGATGTATTCTTGTCACTGTAAAGGCCTACCATCAGCAGTCTTTCAAATCCACTTGGGAGAACTGCATAAACTGAGTTCATCGATACAAGATAATGACTTAAAATGTAAGTTTTAGTATTTAATCATTTCTGTACTTAAATGATTCTTTACTCTCAGTTGAGAGTTAAAGGATAAAATTAACGACAAGGTAAATACATGCTCTTCCTCTAATAATTAGCTTCTGCATGGCTAGCGTGGCTGCAGGAAAAGTCCACCCTGAATCTTGgaattttcagaaatgaaagacaGTCTTTGTACAGattttaattgtgtgtgtgtgtgtgtatgtgtgtgtgtgtgtgtgtgtgtgtgtgtgtagagggagaCCAAGTGGTATTATGGCCCTTTGCTTCCTTGGAAGAGGACCCGCTCTTTGGGTTCACACCCTCTCCTGGTCATTCTTATCTTTAGC
The sequence above is a segment of the Manis pentadactyla isolate mManPen7 chromosome 4, mManPen7.hap1, whole genome shotgun sequence genome. Coding sequences within it:
- the LOC118925220 gene encoding histone H2B type 2-E-like encodes the protein MPEPAKSAPAPKKGSKKAVTKAQKKDGRKRKRSRKESYSIYVYKVLKQVHPDTGISSKAMGIMNSFVNDIFERIAGEASRLAHYNKRSTITSREIQTAVRLLLPGELAKHAVSEGTKAVTKYTSSK
- the LOC118925214 gene encoding histone H2A type 2-A; the protein is MSGRGKQGGKARAKAKSRSSRAGLQFPVGRVHRLLRKGNYAERVGAGAPVYMAAVLEYLTAEILELAGNAARDNKKTRIIPRHLQLAIRNDEELNKLLGKVTIAQGGVLPNIQAVLLPKKTESHHKAKGK